The following coding sequences lie in one Halorarum halophilum genomic window:
- a CDS encoding PHP-associated domain-containing protein has protein sequence MTGEGTVLRIDPHVHSEDSYDGHEPVELVLEHASDIGLDGVVITDHDSIDESLRAAELAPEYGLVGIPGVEVSTSAGHLLAIGVEERPKKGRPLEETIETVRDRGGVAVIPHPFQRSRHGVRKRWIDDCDGIEVYNSMVFTGYRNRRANSFAERLGYSKLGASDAHHIRNVGRAYTELELPDVDAGTPPAEIAVDDVIDALRFGKTRVRGKRTPIHRSARQYTKGAVRKSAYLLTSRVPYVPPWPASMRDA, from the coding sequence ATGACGGGCGAGGGAACCGTGCTCCGCATCGATCCGCACGTCCACTCGGAGGACTCCTACGACGGGCACGAACCGGTCGAACTCGTCCTCGAGCACGCCAGCGACATCGGCCTCGACGGGGTCGTCATCACCGACCACGACTCGATCGACGAGTCGCTGCGTGCCGCCGAACTGGCGCCCGAGTACGGGCTGGTGGGCATCCCGGGGGTGGAGGTCTCGACCTCCGCCGGCCACCTGCTCGCCATCGGCGTCGAGGAGCGGCCGAAGAAGGGACGGCCGCTCGAGGAGACCATCGAAACCGTGCGGGACCGTGGCGGGGTCGCGGTCATCCCCCACCCGTTCCAGCGGAGCCGGCACGGGGTGCGGAAACGCTGGATCGACGACTGCGACGGCATCGAGGTGTACAACTCGATGGTGTTCACGGGCTACCGGAACCGCCGGGCCAACTCGTTCGCCGAGCGACTCGGCTACTCGAAACTCGGGGCCAGCGACGCCCACCACATCCGCAACGTCGGCCGGGCGTACACGGAACTCGAACTCCCCGACGTCGACGCCGGGACGCCGCCGGCCGAGATCGCGGTCGACGACGTGATCGACGCGTTGCGGTTCGGGAAGACCCGGGTACGGGGCAAGCGGACGCCGATCCACCGGAGCGCGCGCCAGTACACAAAGGGCGCCGTCCGGAAGAGCGCCTACCTGTTGACGTCGAGGGTCCCATACGTGC